The following proteins are encoded in a genomic region of Flammeovirga pectinis:
- a CDS encoding arylsulfatase — translation MFKKLSINVFLAVLVSMTFCEDSLAQKKKKGKSSSKKPNILIIWGDDIGLWNVSAYSNGQMGYTTPGIDRIADEGILFTDYYGEQSCTAGRSSFITGQSGLRTGMTKVGMPGFPQGQKDDDITIAEALKNHGYLTAQYGKNHLGDADKTLPTKHGFDEFYGFLYHLNAMEEPEYPNYPKDPEFLKKFGPRGVLDCTSDGPVKDTGPLTVERIKTIDDDITKRSIAFMDKAIDQDKPFFVWWNAAKMHFRTHIKDESKGLSGRGFYNDGMVEHSNHVGQLLDYLEEKGIADNTIVIYGTDNGPQTNSWPDGAISPYRMEKETQYEGAYRVPFMIRWTDGGITGGKKVQGMISHLDWLPTLLAAAGDPDIKEKLLKGGYQANDKSFKIHLDGYNMLPYLQGKVEESPRKWFIYHTSEAEPVAVRQDIEGKVQKMSLKWVFGEQRGKGGELWLEPFTWLRMPKAFDLKMDPFERADYDSNTYMDWYINQIPYMYSAMAHMKEYAMTFKEYPASQKPGSWKMNQLKEMSYEMGPVGPGGSKKSGE, via the coding sequence ATGTTTAAAAAACTATCAATTAACGTCTTTCTTGCAGTTCTTGTAAGTATGACTTTTTGTGAAGACTCTCTTGCACAAAAAAAGAAAAAAGGCAAATCATCGAGCAAGAAACCAAACATCTTGATTATATGGGGTGACGATATTGGACTTTGGAATGTCAGTGCCTACTCTAATGGCCAAATGGGATACACGACACCAGGAATTGATCGTATTGCTGACGAAGGCATACTTTTTACTGATTATTATGGAGAACAATCTTGTACAGCAGGTAGGTCATCATTTATAACAGGTCAGTCTGGTTTAAGAACAGGAATGACGAAAGTAGGAATGCCTGGTTTTCCTCAAGGACAGAAAGATGACGATATCACTATTGCAGAAGCACTAAAAAACCATGGGTATTTGACTGCTCAGTATGGTAAAAATCATTTAGGGGATGCTGATAAAACACTTCCGACTAAACATGGATTTGATGAATTTTATGGATTTCTTTATCACCTTAATGCAATGGAGGAACCAGAATATCCTAACTATCCAAAAGATCCTGAATTTTTAAAGAAATTTGGACCTCGAGGTGTTTTAGACTGTACCTCTGATGGACCAGTGAAAGATACAGGGCCATTAACTGTGGAACGTATTAAAACTATAGATGATGATATTACAAAACGTTCTATTGCATTTATGGATAAAGCAATCGATCAGGATAAACCTTTCTTTGTATGGTGGAATGCTGCTAAAATGCATTTTAGAACACATATTAAAGATGAATCAAAAGGTCTTTCAGGAAGAGGGTTTTACAACGATGGTATGGTAGAACATTCTAATCATGTAGGTCAATTATTAGATTATTTAGAAGAGAAAGGTATTGCCGATAATACGATAGTAATTTATGGTACAGATAACGGACCACAAACCAATTCATGGCCTGATGGAGCAATCTCTCCATACCGCATGGAAAAGGAAACTCAATATGAAGGAGCTTATCGTGTTCCATTCATGATTAGATGGACAGATGGTGGTATTACAGGTGGTAAAAAAGTTCAAGGAATGATATCGCACTTAGATTGGTTACCTACATTACTTGCTGCAGCTGGAGATCCTGATATAAAAGAAAAACTTCTTAAAGGTGGATATCAAGCCAATGATAAGAGTTTTAAAATTCATTTAGATGGTTATAACATGTTACCCTACCTACAAGGTAAAGTAGAAGAATCACCGCGTAAATGGTTTATATATCATACATCTGAAGCGGAACCAGTGGCTGTCCGTCAGGATATTGAAGGTAAAGTGCAAAAAATGTCATTAAAATGGGTATTTGGCGAACAGCGTGGTAAAGGAGGTGAGCTTTGGTTAGAGCCTTTTACTTGGCTACGTATGCCTAAAGCATTTGATTTAAAAATGGATCCTTTTGAGCGTGCTGATTACGATTCGAATACGTATATGGATTGGTATATCAATCAGATTCCATATATGTATAGTGCTATGGCTCATATGAAAGAATATGCGATGACATTTAAAGAGTATCCTGCATCTCAAAAGCCAGGTTCATGGAAGATGAATCAGCTTAAAGAAATGAGTTATGAAATGGGCCCAGTAGGGCCTGGAGGTTCTAAAAAATCGGGAGAATAA
- a CDS encoding fused MFS/spermidine synthase, which translates to MTKNKQLLVFTLLLFISGITALIFQTLWVKQLGIVIGVDIYSTSIVISGFFTGLGAGNYYLGKYIQRSDNPLRVYCNLEILTAISSAIISLLLFYTESTYVQIEAIIGKFAYLLPWVLIAIPAFFMSGTFLALIKYYNPSKETSGKSIGYLYGANTAGAILGALSTPFIIIPFFGVVGAGLFTASINLCLGGYVYFFMINKEEKVERQKHEQPTSIGFHIGYILYGFIGFVGISQEILWGQIIVQFQNTRTYAFATMLAIYLLGLAVGNFVMGKYIHRIKNLWKSFGLLTFGSIFCTLLSIAVLGNWTLEYQVEFGNTLFGIFSSKGAMMMGRFLFISSFFILVPTTLMGAIFPVITQLVSNGNQLSEVSGKLLAWNTFGGVLGSAITGFILFPTLGVIYTLFLLLILSIGVAFVAFYQTKSTKKYAPSFALGLLFIAFIPNTKFIDLLLEKETGEIIYFKEGIGNTVAVIEQGQGDRIFRRLYIQGVSNTGDVFPSLRYMRLQSFIPLITFNGTPKSALVVGLGTGITAGSLLKFPELEERAVVELLPEVVEATNKFVGNYQLAQSKNINIYVDDGRHKLMKEVRTYDLITLEPPPPTAVGVNNLYSKDFYELCKSRLTENGMMAQWWPITTQTVGASESLVKAILEVFPYANLWTTEMHEMLIIGSMQPLTLDLELIRKRLAYPDVKKALNEVGIHNEAQFLSTYVMDRGGLNVFSRNAEPVTDNHPILEYDGWVKKSVLTEILPQLLDAQEDIPNLPSDLKKEIDYERENLHRFYYAGMASYVGRRDVWSMLLTDLYKFDDKNAYYNWYDPK; encoded by the coding sequence ATGACCAAGAATAAACAACTCTTAGTATTTACACTCTTACTTTTTATCTCCGGTATTACTGCTTTAATTTTCCAAACATTATGGGTTAAACAATTAGGTATAGTTATAGGGGTTGATATCTATTCCACATCAATTGTTATAAGTGGTTTCTTTACTGGGTTAGGAGCAGGCAACTATTATTTAGGTAAATATATTCAAAGGTCTGATAATCCTTTGAGAGTTTATTGCAACCTAGAAATATTAACGGCAATATCTAGTGCTATTATCAGCCTTTTGCTTTTTTATACAGAAAGCACCTATGTTCAAATTGAAGCTATAATTGGGAAATTTGCTTATCTATTACCTTGGGTACTAATTGCTATACCTGCCTTTTTTATGAGCGGGACATTTTTAGCACTAATTAAATATTACAATCCATCTAAAGAAACGTCGGGAAAAAGTATTGGCTATTTGTATGGAGCGAATACCGCGGGGGCAATTCTTGGTGCATTAAGTACACCTTTTATCATAATACCTTTTTTTGGTGTGGTTGGAGCTGGTTTATTTACGGCAAGTATTAATCTTTGTCTTGGAGGATATGTATACTTTTTCATGATAAATAAAGAGGAAAAAGTAGAAAGACAAAAACACGAACAACCTACTTCAATAGGGTTTCATATTGGCTATATACTTTACGGATTCATAGGTTTTGTAGGTATATCACAAGAGATTTTATGGGGACAAATAATTGTGCAATTTCAGAATACTAGAACCTATGCATTTGCTACAATGTTAGCCATTTATCTTTTAGGATTAGCGGTCGGCAATTTTGTAATGGGTAAATACATTCATCGCATAAAGAACCTTTGGAAATCGTTTGGGTTGCTTACTTTTGGTAGTATCTTTTGTACATTATTATCCATCGCAGTTTTAGGTAATTGGACTTTAGAATATCAAGTTGAGTTTGGAAACACTTTATTTGGTATTTTTTCTAGCAAAGGAGCCATGATGATGGGGCGTTTTCTTTTTATAAGTAGCTTCTTCATATTAGTTCCTACAACTTTGATGGGCGCAATTTTCCCTGTTATAACACAATTAGTTAGCAATGGGAATCAATTGTCTGAGGTGAGTGGTAAATTACTTGCTTGGAATACATTTGGAGGTGTTTTAGGTAGTGCAATCACTGGCTTTATACTGTTTCCAACTTTGGGAGTTATCTATACTTTATTCTTACTGCTCATACTATCAATTGGAGTCGCTTTTGTTGCCTTTTATCAAACCAAAAGCACTAAAAAATATGCCCCTTCTTTTGCATTAGGGTTATTATTTATTGCCTTTATACCAAATACAAAATTCATTGATTTACTTCTTGAAAAAGAAACTGGTGAAATAATCTACTTTAAAGAAGGAATAGGTAATACAGTAGCTGTAATTGAACAAGGACAAGGTGACAGAATATTTAGAAGATTATATATTCAAGGTGTTTCAAATACAGGAGATGTGTTCCCTTCTTTACGATATATGCGCCTACAATCTTTTATTCCTCTCATTACTTTTAACGGCACACCAAAGTCTGCTTTAGTTGTTGGATTAGGAACAGGGATTACTGCAGGATCTTTACTTAAGTTTCCAGAATTAGAAGAAAGGGCTGTAGTCGAATTATTACCAGAAGTAGTAGAAGCAACAAATAAGTTTGTGGGTAATTACCAATTAGCTCAAAGTAAAAATATTAATATTTATGTTGATGATGGAAGACATAAATTAATGAAAGAAGTGCGTACCTATGATTTGATTACTTTAGAACCGCCACCACCAACTGCAGTAGGTGTTAATAATTTATATAGTAAAGATTTTTATGAATTATGTAAGTCGAGATTAACAGAAAATGGAATGATGGCACAATGGTGGCCAATCACTACTCAAACAGTAGGTGCATCAGAATCTCTAGTAAAGGCCATTTTAGAAGTATTTCCTTATGCCAATTTATGGACTACAGAAATGCACGAAATGCTAATTATTGGCTCTATGCAACCTCTTACATTAGATTTAGAATTAATTAGAAAAAGGTTAGCCTATCCAGATGTAAAAAAAGCACTTAATGAAGTTGGCATTCATAACGAAGCACAGTTTCTAAGTACTTATGTAATGGACAGAGGAGGGTTAAATGTTTTTAGTAGAAATGCTGAACCAGTAACAGATAATCATCCAATTTTAGAATATGATGGTTGGGTTAAAAAATCTGTTTTAACAGAAATTCTACCTCAGCTTTTAGATGCTCAAGAAGATATTCCAAACCTACCATCTGATTTGAAAAAGGAGATTGATTACGAAAGAGAGAATCTCCACCGTTTTTATTATGCAGGAATGGCTAGTTATGTAGGCAGAAGAGATGTTTGGTCTATGTTGCTTACTGATTTGTATAAATTCGATGATAAGAATGCCTATTACAATTGGTATGATCCAAAATAA
- a CDS encoding arylsulfatase — translation MKDKILRNLFLAFMCLSMVLPMELTAQGKKGKKPNIIVMWGDDIGLYNISYWNRGLMGYKTPGIDRVGDEGLAFTDYYGEQSCTAGRSSFITGQCGLRTGMTKVGLPKAPQGQKADDITIAEVLKNQGYVTGQFGKNHLGDADENLPTKHGFDEFYGILYHLNAMQEPEDPDYPKDAEFLKKFGPRGVLDCTSDGPVKDTGPLTIERMKTIDDEINVRAKKFIDKAVAQDKPFFVWWNSSRMHFITHVKKESRGISGQGFYNDGMMEHDGHVGDMLDYLEEKGLTENTIVIYGTDNGPHFNAWPDGAITHFRSEKETNWEGAYRVPTFIRWPGKLKAGEVKNGLISHLDWLPTLAAAAGEPDIKEKLMKGGYKANGKSFKVHLDGYNMLPYLKGEVTQSPRNHFIYNNADAQIVALRYEQRNYVTGNSTFMAGGGTDGTPKVSDAEMSTAWKIVYAEQRGKTMELWSEPFTWLRMPKIFNLRRDPFERADHNSNNYWTWFINHPFVFYGGNNVILEHIESYKEYPPSQRPGSFTMDGASEMVYKNFGMGPGGSSGPGIKNK, via the coding sequence ATGAAGGATAAGATATTAAGAAATTTGTTTCTCGCCTTTATGTGTTTGTCAATGGTTTTACCAATGGAATTGACTGCACAAGGAAAAAAAGGGAAGAAGCCTAACATTATTGTAATGTGGGGTGATGACATCGGACTATATAACATCAGTTATTGGAACAGAGGTCTAATGGGGTATAAAACTCCTGGTATTGATAGAGTAGGTGATGAAGGTCTTGCTTTTACTGATTATTATGGTGAGCAATCTTGTACGGCAGGTAGGTCATCATTTATTACTGGCCAATGTGGTTTGCGTACAGGTATGACAAAAGTAGGGTTACCTAAAGCTCCACAAGGACAAAAAGCAGATGATATTACGATAGCTGAAGTACTGAAAAATCAAGGGTATGTTACAGGACAGTTTGGTAAAAACCACTTGGGTGATGCCGATGAAAATTTACCTACTAAACATGGTTTTGATGAGTTCTATGGTATATTATATCACTTGAATGCAATGCAAGAACCAGAAGATCCAGATTATCCTAAAGATGCAGAATTCTTGAAGAAATTTGGTCCTAGAGGTGTTCTTGATTGTACATCAGATGGCCCAGTAAAAGATACAGGCCCTCTTACAATTGAAAGAATGAAAACAATTGATGATGAAATTAATGTTAGAGCTAAGAAATTTATAGATAAAGCAGTTGCTCAAGACAAACCTTTCTTTGTATGGTGGAATTCATCACGAATGCACTTTATCACTCACGTTAAAAAAGAATCTAGAGGTATTTCTGGACAAGGTTTCTATAACGATGGTATGATGGAACATGATGGTCATGTTGGAGATATGCTAGATTATTTAGAGGAAAAAGGATTAACAGAAAATACAATTGTTATCTATGGTACAGATAATGGGCCTCACTTTAATGCATGGCCTGATGGTGCAATCACGCATTTCCGTTCAGAAAAAGAAACCAACTGGGAAGGAGCATATAGAGTTCCTACTTTTATTCGTTGGCCAGGTAAATTAAAAGCCGGTGAAGTTAAAAATGGCTTGATTTCTCATTTAGATTGGTTACCAACTTTAGCAGCAGCAGCAGGTGAGCCAGATATTAAAGAAAAATTGATGAAAGGTGGTTATAAAGCCAATGGCAAATCGTTTAAAGTACATTTAGATGGTTATAATATGCTTCCTTATTTAAAAGGAGAGGTAACACAATCTCCACGTAATCATTTTATTTATAATAATGCAGATGCACAAATTGTTGCTTTACGTTATGAACAAAGAAATTATGTAACAGGTAACTCAACCTTCATGGCAGGTGGAGGAACAGATGGTACACCAAAAGTTTCTGATGCAGAAATGTCTACCGCATGGAAGATTGTATATGCTGAGCAAAGAGGTAAAACAATGGAGCTTTGGTCGGAGCCATTTACTTGGTTAAGAATGCCTAAGATTTTTAATTTAAGACGAGATCCATTTGAGAGAGCCGACCATAATTCTAATAATTACTGGACATGGTTTATCAATCACCCGTTTGTTTTTTATGGTGGTAATAATGTTATTTTAGAGCACATAGAATCTTATAAAGAATATCCGCCATCGCAACGTCCAGGGTCATTTACAATGGATGGAGCATCAGAAATGGTATATAAAAACTTTGGTATGGGACCAGGTGGTTCATCAGGACCAGGTATTAAGAATAAATAA
- a CDS encoding AAA family ATPase, producing MIDIIKDLEDRINAQIIGQEELVQSLVIGLITEGNILLEGLPGLAKTRAVNALSKVMAIDMNRVQFTPDLLPSDITGTEIYNPEGEEAFQFKQGPIFTNLVLADEINRAPAKVQSALLEAMEEHQVTVAGKTYKMDPLFMVIATQNPVEQEGTYPLPEAQLDRFMMKVEITYLNKESEEEMLKLVRREQKKSSDTKPKEKLDPKFIFECRDKLNDIEVSEAVTKYIIRLIDASRFPDNYTSDLSKYISIGASPRGSITLDKAARCLALMKGKKYVDIDDVREVAHRILRHRIALTYQASADRKSADDIVTELLKIVPIA from the coding sequence ATGATTGATATAATTAAAGACCTAGAAGATAGAATAAATGCCCAAATTATTGGTCAGGAAGAATTGGTGCAATCACTGGTTATTGGATTGATCACAGAAGGCAATATCTTATTAGAAGGCTTACCTGGGTTAGCGAAAACTAGAGCTGTTAATGCACTTAGCAAAGTTATGGCTATAGATATGAACCGTGTGCAGTTTACCCCAGATTTATTACCTTCTGATATTACAGGTACAGAAATTTACAATCCAGAAGGAGAAGAAGCCTTTCAGTTTAAACAAGGTCCTATTTTTACAAATTTGGTTCTTGCAGATGAAATTAACCGTGCACCTGCAAAAGTGCAATCTGCTTTGTTAGAAGCAATGGAAGAGCACCAAGTAACAGTGGCAGGTAAAACCTATAAAATGGACCCTTTATTTATGGTAATTGCTACTCAAAACCCTGTGGAACAAGAAGGGACATACCCATTACCAGAAGCTCAATTAGATAGGTTTATGATGAAAGTAGAAATTACTTATCTGAATAAAGAGAGCGAAGAAGAGATGCTAAAGCTAGTACGACGAGAACAGAAAAAATCATCAGATACTAAGCCAAAAGAAAAGTTAGATCCTAAATTTATTTTTGAGTGCAGAGATAAGTTAAATGATATTGAAGTTTCTGAAGCAGTAACTAAATACATAATTCGTTTAATAGATGCCTCAAGGTTTCCAGATAATTACACATCAGATTTATCAAAATATATAAGTATTGGAGCAAGCCCAAGAGGGAGTATTACTCTTGATAAAGCAGCAAGATGTTTGGCCTTAATGAAAGGCAAGAAGTATGTAGATATTGATGATGTAAGAGAAGTTGCACATAGAATATTAAGACATAGAATAGCCTTAACTTACCAAGCAAGTGCCGATAGAAAATCAGCAGATGATATAGTTACAGAATTATTAAAAATAGTCCCAATTGCTTAA
- a CDS encoding DUF58 domain-containing protein, translating into MSSSDLHINIQDLLALEGITEGTEFFKHQRVAGLLSGRHASMLRGRGLDFSEVRKYVMGDDIRNIDWKVTARTRETHTKVFSEEKERPQMVILDQSLAMLFGSSHQLKANIAIQMMAIHGFRALKMGDRFGGIIYNDEHTLMFRPSRSKKLFQALLEESLRLNHALIDQKIKRNTKNDKINEALFQMLQIATHDYIINVITDATLLDEIGIERLGTLAQRNNVIVTHIYDPLDEKLPKQRMPLTDTNVQIDWEVSKEKQRAFEEDYKTVYQAIEKRLFNYRIPLIEFDTITPIRTQVKELLNDQYRK; encoded by the coding sequence ATGTCTTCTTCAGATTTACATATTAATATTCAAGACCTTTTAGCATTAGAAGGAATTACCGAAGGAACGGAATTTTTTAAGCATCAAAGAGTAGCCGGGTTACTTTCTGGTAGACATGCGTCTATGCTTAGAGGAAGAGGGTTAGACTTTTCTGAAGTTCGGAAGTATGTAATGGGAGATGATATCAGAAATATTGATTGGAAAGTAACTGCCCGAACAAGAGAAACGCACACAAAGGTTTTTAGTGAAGAGAAAGAACGTCCTCAAATGGTAATTCTTGATCAAAGCTTGGCCATGTTATTTGGTTCATCACATCAATTAAAAGCAAATATTGCTATTCAAATGATGGCCATACATGGATTTAGAGCGTTAAAAATGGGAGATAGATTTGGAGGGATTATTTATAATGATGAACACACTTTAATGTTCCGTCCATCAAGAAGTAAGAAACTTTTTCAGGCATTGCTAGAAGAAAGTTTACGCTTAAACCATGCTTTAATAGATCAAAAAATAAAGCGTAACACTAAAAATGATAAAATTAACGAGGCGTTATTTCAGATGCTTCAGATTGCTACGCATGATTATATTATAAATGTAATAACAGATGCAACGCTTTTAGACGAAATTGGAATTGAAAGACTAGGAACATTGGCACAAAGAAACAATGTGATTGTAACACATATTTATGATCCTTTAGACGAAAAGCTACCCAAACAAAGAATGCCTTTAACAGATACCAATGTACAGATAGATTGGGAGGTATCTAAGGAGAAACAAAGGGCATTTGAAGAGGATTATAAAACAGTTTATCAGGCGATAGAAAAGAGGTTGTTTAATTATAGAATACCATTAATTGAGTTTGATACAATTACTCCAATTAGAACCCAAGTAAAAGAACTACTTAATGATCAATATAGAAAATAA
- a CDS encoding DUF4381 domain-containing protein — protein MINIENNIGKVIPPAPIAFTFDAIGWFVLLGIIVLFLIFLSLAIWRYKEKNKYREEALSLLHTIDSSEPTSENVYAIDKILRRTAFTAFQDQQVKQLMQLDWKNYLDKKIKKNDLNDVDFLTVNQLVFSSSKNSIELKSKYKKYYKYAEAWIRKHAL, from the coding sequence ATGATCAATATAGAAAATAATATAGGAAAGGTAATACCACCAGCTCCTATTGCGTTTACTTTTGATGCAATTGGATGGTTTGTACTATTAGGTATTATAGTACTCTTTTTAATCTTCCTATCTTTAGCAATTTGGCGTTACAAAGAAAAGAATAAATATAGAGAAGAAGCACTTTCTTTATTGCACACTATAGATAGTTCAGAACCAACATCTGAGAATGTTTATGCTATTGATAAAATCTTGCGAAGAACGGCATTTACGGCTTTTCAAGACCAACAGGTAAAACAATTGATGCAATTGGATTGGAAAAATTACCTCGATAAAAAGATCAAAAAAAACGATTTAAATGATGTAGATTTTTTAACGGTAAATCAGCTTGTGTTTTCGTCGTCTAAAAACAGCATAGAACTCAAATCAAAATATAAAAAATATTATAAGTATGCCGAAGCTTGGATACGAAAACATGCACTTTGA
- a CDS encoding VWA domain-containing protein has translation MPKLGYENMHFEWTNIWVLAFVLFIPLVYWLIPSMRQVTSALVFPSFKRAVTISGIHPKKKSKITKKNLPQWILLFLIYCCILLGAAGPKFVGKPEKKIKTVRSFLITADMSFSMNNKDWVVGDKRKTRWHAVQELMTTFIGGRKSDRMGLVLFATHPYLQAPLTEDLNAVTFMLNDAEVGMAGQMTGIGDAIGYSMKVFEVDTTKEKVILLLTDGVDSGRGTNPLDAAAVAKKDSIKIYTLGIGDPTGKDKIDEKTMKYIAHSTGGEYFRAMDAKELRNAYEALDKLEPIKYESTTLKPEVLLYYYPIIAAITLACLLIFTLNILTLIKSNKNE, from the coding sequence ATGCCGAAGCTTGGATACGAAAACATGCACTTTGAATGGACCAATATCTGGGTATTGGCTTTTGTGCTTTTTATCCCTTTGGTCTATTGGTTAATACCTTCTATGCGTCAGGTTACGTCTGCATTGGTTTTTCCTTCTTTTAAAAGAGCAGTAACTATTTCGGGTATTCACCCCAAAAAAAAGTCCAAAATAACCAAGAAAAATTTACCTCAATGGATACTACTTTTTCTTATTTATTGCTGCATTTTATTAGGAGCAGCAGGACCAAAATTTGTAGGTAAACCGGAAAAGAAAATCAAAACAGTTAGAAGTTTTTTAATTACTGCTGATATGTCTTTTAGTATGAACAATAAAGACTGGGTAGTAGGAGATAAACGTAAAACTAGATGGCATGCCGTACAAGAATTAATGACCACTTTTATAGGAGGAAGAAAGAGTGACAGAATGGGTTTAGTGCTTTTTGCAACACACCCTTATTTACAAGCACCTTTAACCGAAGATCTTAATGCAGTAACATTTATGTTGAATGATGCAGAAGTAGGTATGGCAGGGCAAATGACAGGTATTGGTGATGCAATTGGGTATAGTATGAAGGTTTTTGAAGTGGATACTACTAAAGAAAAAGTAATTTTATTACTAACAGACGGTGTAGATAGTGGCAGAGGAACAAACCCTTTAGATGCAGCCGCTGTAGCAAAGAAAGATAGTATAAAAATTTATACATTGGGTATAGGAGACCCTACAGGAAAAGATAAGATAGACGAGAAAACAATGAAGTATATAGCACACTCTACAGGTGGGGAATACTTTAGAGCTATGGATGCAAAAGAACTTAGGAATGCTTACGAAGCTCTTGATAAATTAGAACCAATAAAATACGAATCTACGACTTTAAAGCCTGAAGTTTTATTGTATTACTATCCTATCATTGCAGCAATAACATTAGCTTGTTTATTGATTTTCACCTTAAACATTCTCACACTTATTAAGTCAAATAAGAATGAATAA
- a CDS encoding VWA domain-containing protein translates to MNNEQIITYINQFHFLRPLMLWFFVPLVIFLVQYIYNKRKTESWKGLIRKELRKIVILNQKNRKANLPAILMFFLLFLMIIGVAGPTFKQKKLPSILNKSVVWIALDLSQSMLTKDISPNRLERAKLKVRDLFAEKLNTKVGLLVFAGTPHVIFPPSLDKKVMVPYMTTVKPRIMPVKGTNYELMLNYIDTLTQKEVAPATLIIITDEVTEAQAQLIEKYRNTSKGFVQVWVASSFNGGFVPSPYNSRRELKYEGKSILSKADRSLLKRLDQQERIKVIPLTLDNSDVDALADHIKKHMVIKTDADKKEDDWRDDGIYFIYPIIIFGLFWFRKGWMVNWGLVLLIFLSSCGVESKHPDWWYTKDYQAQQKIDNGNYAEAAQLYTSYANKAYAFYKSGDIEAAAAVYEMDSTATSQYNLGLMFVELGNYEMAQSAFRVALKRDPSLTQAKESLVKVKIELEKKNGKTEASQDNDKDTSQAVKALTEKERKLSDNDYNKKKAKQADAEKQKLVDPKKRKYKEQDWPEENKKKKDRMNQVSAASMVMEKTNADPSEFLRKKFILQRKKYYPQVKNPKKAW, encoded by the coding sequence ATGAATAACGAGCAGATTATTACATATATCAATCAGTTTCATTTTCTGAGACCACTGATGCTATGGTTTTTTGTACCGTTAGTTATTTTTTTGGTGCAATACATTTATAATAAAAGAAAGACTGAGTCTTGGAAAGGGTTAATTCGTAAAGAATTAAGAAAAATAGTGATCCTGAATCAGAAAAATAGAAAAGCCAATTTACCCGCTATTTTAATGTTCTTTCTTTTGTTTTTAATGATTATTGGTGTAGCAGGACCAACGTTTAAACAAAAAAAATTACCATCAATACTTAATAAATCTGTGGTTTGGATAGCACTTGATTTATCACAGAGTATGCTGACAAAAGATATATCACCAAATAGACTAGAAAGAGCCAAGTTAAAGGTGCGTGATCTATTTGCTGAAAAGTTGAACACTAAAGTGGGTTTACTAGTATTTGCAGGAACTCCTCATGTTATTTTTCCTCCATCATTAGATAAGAAAGTAATGGTGCCGTACATGACTACAGTTAAGCCTAGAATTATGCCTGTAAAAGGGACTAATTATGAATTGATGCTGAATTATATTGATACCTTAACTCAAAAAGAAGTAGCTCCAGCAACCTTAATTATTATTACAGATGAAGTAACAGAAGCTCAAGCACAACTCATAGAAAAGTATCGAAATACATCAAAAGGTTTTGTACAAGTTTGGGTAGCAAGTTCTTTTAATGGTGGCTTTGTTCCAAGTCCATATAATTCTAGAAGAGAACTAAAATATGAAGGGAAATCTATCTTATCAAAAGCAGATAGATCACTTTTAAAAAGATTAGATCAACAAGAAAGAATAAAAGTTATACCACTTACTTTAGACAATAGTGATGTAGATGCTTTGGCAGATCATATTAAAAAACATATGGTGATTAAGACCGATGCAGACAAGAAGGAAGACGATTGGAGAGATGATGGAATTTACTTTATTTATCCAATAATTATCTTTGGCCTTTTTTGGTTCAGAAAAGGGTGGATGGTCAATTGGGGTTTGGTACTTTTAATTTTCTTATCCTCTTGTGGGGTAGAAAGCAAACACCCAGACTGGTGGTACACCAAAGACTATCAAGCACAACAAAAAATAGACAATGGAAATTATGCAGAAGCGGCTCAATTGTATACAAGTTACGCCAATAAAGCCTATGCCTTTTACAAAAGTGGAGACATTGAAGCTGCAGCAGCTGTTTATGAAATGGACAGTACAGCTACTTCTCAATATAACTTAGGGTTAATGTTTGTGGAATTAGGGAATTATGAAATGGCACAAAGTGCTTTTAGAGTGGCTTTAAAAAGAGACCCTAGTTTAACACAGGCAAAAGAAAGTTTGGTGAAAGTGAAAATTGAATTGGAGAAGAAGAATGGTAAAACAGAAGCATCTCAAGATAATGATAAAGACACTTCTCAGGCTGTAAAAGCATTAACGGAAAAAGAAAGAAAGTTATCTGACAATGATTATAATAAAAAGAAAGCTAAACAAGCCGATGCTGAAAAACAGAAGCTAGTCGATCCCAAAAAGAGGAAGTACAAAGAACAGGATTGGCCAGAAGAAAATAAGAAAAAGAAAGATAGAATGAATCAGGTGAGTGCAGCTTCTATGGTAATGGAAAAGACGAATGCAGACCCTAGTGAATTTCTTAGAAAGAAGTTTATTCTACAAAGAAAAAAGTATTATCCACAGGTTAAAAACCCAAAGAAAGCATGGTAA